TCACAATTTCAATGAGACACGGGGGTATTTTTAGGTAAGCTTTCTACGCTAGAAGTTTACTTGTTTGAGCTCTGACGAGCTCTCCTCATCAAGCAATTCCAGTCGATTCTTGAGCCAAAGGTACtttaattcaaaactttgagCTTCAGTTTTGTATTTTCAGATTGATCTGGGCTTAAAAATCTGGACTTTCGTCTCAATCATTTTGTAGAGTATAGATTGTTTCTTCACACTCTGACTGGAAACTAGGGTTTCTGATCTGAACTGTAATGCCTGGTATTATTCACCGATCCTTTGAGTTCCCAAAATTTATGTTATTAGGTTGTCTCAGTTGATGCTAGAAATCGATacttagatttgaaattttggatCTTCGGGTGTGGTTTCCATGACTTACGGTTTGCATTTGGTGTTTGGCTTAACTATGATTTCTGAGATTTAAGTCCCATGGACGGTATCGGTGAATCTTCTGAATCTGCATGTGGAGAATCTAGTTCTCAATCGAAGAAAACTGGGTCTTTTCGTGAAGATGATAACTGCCCTAAACAAGTGTCACCCATAAGGGGCGGTGGCTCGAGGAACACTAGTCCACTGAGTCGGGTGGGATCAAGGAACACTAGCCCTTTAAGGCAGAAAGTGATTAAGACCAAACCACGTGGATTAGATGAGGAAAGGGTTGCAACTTTTGGTAAAGCAGTTCACCCCGATGTTCAAATGGAAGATGGTATATGGGCAATGTTGCCTGAAGATTTgttgaatgagattttggcTAGGGTTCCACCCTTTATGATCTTTCGCCTACTCTCTGTTTGTAAACGTTGGAATTCAATTCTTCAAGATAGTAGCTTTCTTAAATTCCATTCACAAGTTTCATCTCATGGACCTTGTCTTCTAACATTTTGGAAGAACTCACAGACCTCACAATGCTCGGTCTTCAGCTTGCCATTAAAAACATGGTATAGGATTCCATTCACTTTTTTGCCACAGTGGGCATTCTGGCTGGTTGGTTCTTCAGGCGGTCTTGTTTGCTTTTCTGGGCTAGATGGGTTAACTTTCAAAACTTTAGTTTGCAATCCACTCACACAAACTTGGAGGACATTGCCGAGTATGCACTACAATCAGCAAAGGCAACTGATCTTGGTTGTTGACAGGATGGATCGATCGTTTAAACTCATAGCCACTAGTGATATATATGGTGACAGATCTTTACCCACTGAGGTATATGATTCAAAGCTCAACAGTTGGTCACTTCACCAGGTGATGCCTGCAGTTAATCTTTGCTCTTCAAAGATGGCATATTGTGACTCCAAATTGTATTTGGAAACCCTTTCACCACTTGGCCTAATGATGTATCGAATGGATTCGGGTTGTTGGGAACACATTCCAGCTAGGTTCCCACGGTCATTGTTGGATGGGTATTTGGTTGCTGGAACCCAGAAGCGTTTGTTTCTGGttggaaggattggtctttacAGTACGCTTCAGAGTATGAGAATTTGGGAATTGGACCATGCAAAAATTATCTGGGTGGAGATTAGCAGGATGCCACCAAAGCATTTCCGAGCTTTGTTGAGGTTATCAGCTGAGAGGTTTGAGTGCTTTGGTCAAGATAATTTGATCTGTTTTACATCTTGGAACCAAGGGAAGGGCCTTCTATTTGATGTGGATAAGAAGGTTTGGTCCTGGATTGGTGGCTGTGGTCTTCAGTCATACAACAGCCAAGTTTGTTTCTATGAGCCAAGATTTGATGCTGCTATCTACTGATGAGGAAATTTTTCACTGCGGTGTCCAATTTTGTCAACTACATGAGATTTATGAGTTGTTAGCGTCTTCATTTGGCATCTTCTCTGATTTCT
This is a stretch of genomic DNA from Carya illinoinensis cultivar Pawnee chromosome 3, C.illinoinensisPawnee_v1, whole genome shotgun sequence. It encodes these proteins:
- the LOC122302997 gene encoding F-box/kelch-repeat protein At5g15710, coding for MDGIGESSESACGESSSQSKKTGSFREDDNCPKQVSPIRGGGSRNTSPLSRVGSRNTSPLRQKVIKTKPRGLDEERVATFGKAVHPDVQMEDGIWAMLPEDLLNEILARVPPFMIFRLLSVCKRWNSILQDSSFLKFHSQVSSHGPCLLTFWKNSQTSQCSVFSLPLKTWYRIPFTFLPQWAFWLVGSSGGLVCFSGLDGLTFKTLVCNPLTQTWRTLPSMHYNQQRQLILVVDRMDRSFKLIATSDIYGDRSLPTEVYDSKLNSWSLHQVMPAVNLCSSKMAYCDSKLYLETLSPLGLMMYRMDSGCWEHIPARFPRSLLDGYLVAGTQKRLFLVGRIGLYSTLQSMRIWELDHAKIIWVEISRMPPKHFRALLRLSAERFECFGQDNLICFTSWNQGKGLLFDVDKKVWSWIGGCGLQSYNSQVCFYEPRFDAAIY